From a region of the Bdellovibrio sp. BCCA genome:
- a CDS encoding DUF262 domain-containing protein yields the protein MSKNKESNFRPDESRRVSMGVRSFSDICNSGLDFNASYQRGDVWDMENRVKFLDAIFAEIDTGSVLLAEIPAEVSVKTGIDYEVVDGKQRLSTIQDYLKDQFEYRGYKFSELSRQDQIFLRRSTVRVGVLPEDSTKKERAQAFLATNDTGVPQSREHLNMVRKMVEEMD from the coding sequence ATGAGCAAGAATAAAGAATCAAATTTCCGGCCCGATGAGTCTCGCCGTGTTTCTATGGGAGTTAGAAGCTTTTCTGATATTTGCAACTCAGGTCTTGATTTCAATGCCTCATATCAGCGAGGCGATGTGTGGGACATGGAAAATCGCGTGAAATTTCTTGATGCCATTTTTGCTGAGATTGATACCGGGTCGGTGCTGCTTGCTGAAATCCCTGCCGAAGTTTCAGTTAAAACTGGGATAGATTACGAGGTAGTAGACGGAAAGCAGCGCCTTTCAACGATTCAAGACTATTTGAAAGATCAATTCGAGTACCGTGGCTATAAATTTTCCGAACTTTCTCGCCAAGACCAAATCTTCTTGCGAAGAAGCACTGTTCGCGTCGGTGTTCTCCCAGAAGATTCAACCAAAAAAGAACGAGCTCAAGCTTTTCTTGCAACTAACGACACAGGTGTGCCTCAATCAAGAGAGCACCTGAATATGGTTCGTAAAATGGTTGAAGAGATGGATTGA